One Methylobacterium sp. AMS5 genomic region harbors:
- a CDS encoding TPM domain-containing protein — MTGSVSILDPAAQERIAAAIGRAETGTSGEIVVLVSASAGLYRSPGLALALAVALALPWPLILLTDLGAGKIALAQAATVLVTLMLTLNERLRITLTPRRWQRERAHAAARREFFAHGLTGTRGRTGVLVYVALAERYAEIVADKGVRARVEDAQWRAIVSELLGAAGRGALGEGLVSAVEQVGAVLKAELPGSHGDNQLPNRVIVLD, encoded by the coding sequence GTGACTGGTAGCGTGAGCATCCTCGATCCTGCCGCGCAGGAGCGGATCGCCGCAGCGATCGGGCGGGCAGAGACCGGAACCTCGGGCGAGATCGTGGTGCTTGTCTCCGCCAGCGCCGGGCTCTATCGCTCCCCCGGCCTCGCTTTGGCCCTGGCGGTCGCCCTGGCCCTGCCCTGGCCCCTGATTCTGCTCACCGATCTCGGTGCGGGCAAGATCGCGCTCGCTCAGGCGGCGACGGTGCTGGTCACGCTGATGCTGACCCTGAACGAGCGTCTCCGGATCACCCTCACCCCGCGGCGCTGGCAGCGCGAGCGCGCCCACGCCGCCGCCCGCCGCGAGTTCTTTGCGCATGGTCTCACCGGAACGCGGGGACGCACCGGTGTGCTGGTCTACGTGGCCCTCGCGGAGCGCTACGCCGAGATCGTTGCCGACAAGGGTGTGCGGGCCCGCGTGGAGGACGCGCAATGGCGCGCCATCGTCTCGGAGCTGCTCGGTGCGGCCGGACGCGGAGCCCTCGGTGAGGGTCTCGTCTCGGCGGTGGAGCAGGTCGGCGCCGTGCTGAAGGCCGAGCTGCCGGGCAGCCACGGCGACAACCAACTCCCCAACCGCGTCATCGTCCTCGATTGA
- a CDS encoding TPM domain-containing protein produces MTHPDRTARHPVFGPLSALWLALLVVAGLMGLAKAAEPDFPKLTGRVVDAAGILSQETRARIDGKIKAHEDKTGDQLVVATVPSLQDRTVEDYANRLARAWGIGQKKTNNGVLLLVAPKERKVRIEVGYGLEGALTDALSKTIITTAITPRFRQGDFSGGVEAGVDAILPILAGDADEWQRRAPVREDTVDPVTVIFWIVVIIALVVVLTRMNGGGRRGRGGGFVVIPGPSGGWSGGFSDGGGGFSGGGGSFGGGGASGDW; encoded by the coding sequence ATGACGCATCCCGATCGGACCGCTCGGCACCCCGTATTCGGCCCGCTGTCGGCGCTGTGGCTCGCGCTGCTGGTCGTCGCCGGCCTCATGGGTCTCGCCAAAGCGGCCGAGCCCGACTTCCCCAAGCTCACGGGCCGGGTGGTGGATGCGGCCGGCATCCTCTCGCAGGAGACGCGGGCGAGGATCGACGGCAAGATCAAGGCCCACGAGGACAAGACGGGCGATCAGCTCGTCGTCGCCACCGTGCCGAGCCTTCAGGACCGCACGGTCGAGGACTACGCCAACCGTCTCGCCCGGGCTTGGGGCATCGGCCAGAAGAAGACCAACAACGGTGTTCTGCTGCTGGTGGCCCCGAAGGAGCGCAAGGTCCGCATCGAGGTCGGGTACGGGCTCGAAGGCGCGCTCACCGATGCGCTGTCGAAGACGATCATCACGACGGCGATCACGCCCCGTTTCCGCCAGGGCGACTTTTCCGGGGGCGTGGAGGCGGGGGTCGACGCCATTCTTCCGATCCTCGCCGGCGATGCCGACGAGTGGCAGCGCCGCGCGCCGGTGCGGGAGGACACGGTCGATCCCGTCACGGTGATCTTCTGGATCGTGGTCATCATCGCCCTCGTCGTCGTGCTGACGCGGATGAACGGCGGCGGGCGACGCGGCCGGGGTGGCGGCTTCGTGGTGATCCCGGGACCGTCCGGCGGCTGGAGCGGCGGCTTTTCCGACGGCGGCGGAGGATTCTCCGGCGGGGGCGGCTCGTTCGGCGGCGGGGGAGCGTCCGGTGACTGGTAG
- a CDS encoding LemA family protein, with amino-acid sequence MPPAPSSAAPARPSILSRVVSALAALWLAACLAGCGAINRVPSLEEQAKSSWSEVQNQYQRRADLIPNLVETVKGYAKQEQETLTRVTEARAKATSIQVDASTVSDPEKFKQFQEAQNQLSGALGRLLASVEAYPDLKSNQNFLALQSQLEGTENRIAVARRDYIQAVQAYNTEIRTIPGRWIASWFYPEAKPMETFTSTPGAERAPNVKF; translated from the coding sequence ATGCCCCCCGCCCCCAGTTCCGCGGCTCCGGCCCGCCCCTCCATCCTCAGCCGGGTCGTCTCCGCGCTCGCGGCGCTCTGGCTGGCGGCATGCCTTGCAGGGTGCGGGGCGATCAATCGGGTGCCGAGCCTGGAGGAGCAGGCGAAATCGTCCTGGAGCGAGGTGCAGAACCAGTACCAGCGCCGGGCCGACCTGATCCCGAATCTCGTCGAGACGGTGAAGGGTTATGCCAAGCAGGAGCAGGAGACCTTGACCCGGGTGACGGAAGCCAGGGCCAAGGCGACGAGCATCCAGGTCGATGCCTCGACGGTCAGCGATCCGGAGAAGTTCAAGCAGTTCCAGGAGGCGCAGAACCAGCTTTCGGGGGCGCTCGGACGGTTGCTCGCCTCGGTCGAGGCCTATCCGGACCTGAAATCGAACCAGAACTTCCTCGCCCTCCAGTCGCAACTCGAGGGAACGGAAAACCGGATCGCCGTGGCGCGGCGCGACTATATTCAGGCGGTCCAGGCCTACAACACGGAGATCCGCACCATTCCCGGCCGGTGGATCGCCTCGTGGTTCTATCCGGAGGCGAAGCCGATGGAGACCTTCACCTCGACGCCGGGCGCAGAGCGCGCGCCGAACGTGAAGTTCTAG
- a CDS encoding class I SAM-dependent methyltransferase: MDRTRINNIVIDATRSVVQRGPFSGMKLINKFSWGDGDISTKLLGMYEQELHAGICRLSAESYNVIVDVGCAEGFDAVGLARIFDKINLHAFDLNPQALNVAREAAEVNGVLERIRFEAECTPAHLIQLSEEHHRGLAIIDCEGYELELLCRSDVASALRKFDFIIECHDFINGNITPGIFAHYLPTHNIEIVWAGGRNPNEYPILANLTDPERWGLVNENRMCRQHWLLMEAKTR, encoded by the coding sequence ATGGATCGAACGCGAATTAACAATATCGTTATAGATGCAACAAGATCGGTTGTTCAACGCGGTCCCTTTTCCGGCATGAAACTTATAAATAAGTTCTCATGGGGCGATGGCGACATAAGCACAAAGCTGCTAGGGATGTACGAGCAAGAGCTTCACGCGGGTATCTGTCGCCTGAGCGCCGAGTCATACAACGTCATTGTAGATGTTGGCTGCGCGGAAGGGTTCGATGCCGTAGGATTAGCCCGCATATTTGACAAAATCAACCTTCATGCATTCGATCTGAACCCGCAGGCCCTTAACGTTGCGCGCGAAGCCGCTGAAGTCAACGGAGTGCTAGAACGAATTAGGTTCGAAGCAGAATGCACTCCCGCTCATCTTATTCAATTATCTGAAGAACATCATCGAGGCCTCGCGATTATTGACTGTGAGGGCTATGAACTTGAGCTTCTTTGCCGTTCAGACGTCGCATCAGCGTTGCGAAAGTTCGATTTCATAATTGAATGCCACGATTTTATAAATGGCAATATTACGCCTGGAATTTTCGCGCACTACCTGCCGACGCATAATATTGAAATCGTTTGGGCTGGCGGCAGAAACCCAAACGAATACCCCATCCTGGCGAACTTGACGGACCCTGAAAGGTGGGGCCTAGTCAATGAGAACCGAATGTGCCGGCAGCACTGGCTATTAATGGAAGCGAAAACTCGCTAG
- a CDS encoding methyltransferase domain-containing protein, whose translation MSQEIEKSAWNPISRRDRKLTFGIDETRHKGIEIGALNNPIIPPSAGLSRFIDYTDTDGLKKQHQSNQERVNGIVNVDYIWSGSGSLASVVGQENVFDFAIASHVIEHVPNTLGWFRGIFEVLRPEGIFNLAIPDKRYTFDTNCQLSTIGQLIEADLYSYERPSVRQMFDHCVHIAAIDPGAIWKENINTSELKPYNGDFALWLAQDQAHRIHSNNEYFDSHCWIYTPTSFLSLLRAAVLLEKFKFEIVNFHNTEPGQFEFFISLRKPDAHTGAEDLKWKQIGAIDKYQKALDDERRRASLSAL comes from the coding sequence ATGTCGCAAGAAATTGAGAAATCGGCTTGGAATCCGATCAGTCGGAGAGATCGGAAACTGACATTCGGCATAGACGAAACTCGACACAAGGGCATAGAAATTGGGGCTCTGAATAATCCAATCATTCCTCCATCGGCTGGGCTATCGCGCTTTATTGATTACACGGATACAGATGGACTAAAAAAGCAACACCAATCAAATCAGGAGCGCGTAAATGGAATTGTCAATGTTGATTATATCTGGAGCGGTAGCGGAAGCCTAGCGAGTGTTGTCGGGCAAGAAAACGTGTTTGATTTTGCTATAGCAAGCCATGTTATCGAACACGTACCCAACACTCTTGGTTGGTTTAGAGGCATTTTTGAGGTTCTGAGACCAGAAGGAATATTCAACCTAGCAATACCAGACAAGAGATACACCTTCGATACAAACTGCCAGCTCAGCACCATCGGCCAACTCATTGAAGCCGATCTCTATTCGTACGAAAGGCCGAGCGTAAGGCAGATGTTTGACCACTGCGTTCACATCGCCGCAATAGATCCGGGTGCGATTTGGAAAGAAAACATCAACACTAGCGAGCTAAAGCCATACAATGGTGATTTTGCACTGTGGCTGGCGCAAGATCAAGCTCACAGAATTCATTCGAATAACGAATATTTCGACTCACACTGCTGGATATATACCCCTACTTCATTTCTATCTCTGCTTCGAGCAGCGGTTCTACTGGAAAAATTCAAATTCGAAATCGTCAATTTCCATAATACAGAGCCGGGCCAATTCGAGTTTTTCATTTCCCTGCGCAAGCCCGACGCCCATACTGGAGCTGAGGATCTAAAATGGAAGCAAATCGGAGCAATAGATAAGTATCAGAAGGCTCTGGATGACGAGCGTCGGCGTGCCAGCTTGAGCGCGCTTTGA
- a CDS encoding SelT/SelW/SelH family protein: MRDASGSACLSPLPPCPRITITYCTQCQWLLRAAWMAQELLSTFRDDLGEVALRPGTGGVFVIAFDTEVIWERVRDGGFPDVKVLKQRVRDRLDPGRDLGHVDRAGREG; encoded by the coding sequence ATGCGCGATGCCTCTGGTTCGGCCTGCCTCTCTCCATTGCCGCCCTGCCCCCGCATCACGATCACCTACTGCACCCAATGCCAGTGGCTCCTGCGTGCGGCGTGGATGGCGCAGGAGCTTCTGTCAACCTTCCGCGATGATCTTGGCGAGGTCGCCCTGCGGCCCGGCACGGGCGGGGTGTTCGTGATCGCGTTCGATACGGAGGTTATCTGGGAACGGGTGCGCGATGGCGGCTTTCCCGATGTGAAGGTGCTCAAGCAGCGGGTCCGGGACCGGCTCGATCCGGGCCGGGATCTCGGGCATGTCGATCGGGCCGGGCGGGAGGGCTGA
- a CDS encoding HWE histidine kinase domain-containing protein: protein MLSRLGQRGFSTQFYLIMLVIALIGPGLIFTAILLTRYAATERARFEQDARENVRGIALSIDRDTAGLVSVLQTLATSPRLRDGEFANFENQARLVREAVGLDLVLRRPDGQQLVNTALKPGAPLPVSTLPTDRELIESGQRSMVTGYLAGAMPDQAHYAVAVPVRIEETPAFILSFSVPLSRIAGILAREQVRGWVTGVSDRDGVVLARLPEMPGVIGYPRLVTLRQTMTGTPGVWEGRDRNFKPVTVVEARSRLNGWTVGASIPRELVEARLRRWIWAFGGFGLLVLATSSVLAVHLWSRVSKPLRQLAATGPALARGQAIPRIASPIHEIRRLADVLSEASLRLRTRSEERDRALAETQRGLAALRESEARFRHMADSAPALIWMTDETAEVVFANMHFDHLFGRPAAEMAGGGWASIVHPPDLPAFQETFQEAFEHRHPFRAEMRVIDRNGEIRWLRCEGVPRLDDHGTFLGFTGCSVDVTDAKRAEEHLRLLINELNHRVKNTLATVQSIAMQSLRGLDGEEALAARAAFEARLLALARAHDVLTRESWEGAELKTVVGDAIRPLEAGEGQESRFVVSGPRLRLAPRLALSIAMALHELGTNAVKYGALSKEGGRVTITWTVQRRPELSLSLRWTESGGPPVSPPTRRGFGSRLIERSLARELAGRVELLYEPDGVVCTIDAPVPPPGLLERKGGTQLAATKPLPLAG, encoded by the coding sequence ATGCTCTCCCGGCTCGGCCAGCGTGGCTTCTCCACGCAGTTCTACCTCATCATGCTCGTCATCGCGCTGATCGGCCCCGGCTTGATCTTCACCGCGATCCTGCTGACCCGCTACGCCGCCACCGAGCGCGCCCGCTTCGAGCAGGATGCCCGGGAGAACGTCCGCGGGATCGCCCTGTCGATCGACCGAGACACCGCCGGGCTGGTCTCGGTGCTGCAGACGCTGGCCACCTCGCCGCGGCTCAGGGACGGCGAGTTCGCCAATTTCGAAAATCAGGCCCGACTCGTGCGCGAGGCGGTCGGCCTCGATCTCGTGCTGCGGCGGCCGGACGGACAGCAGCTCGTCAACACCGCCCTCAAGCCGGGCGCACCGCTACCGGTGAGCACGCTGCCCACCGACCGCGAACTCATCGAGAGCGGGCAGCGCTCCATGGTCACCGGCTATCTCGCCGGGGCCATGCCGGATCAGGCGCATTACGCCGTCGCAGTGCCGGTGCGGATTGAGGAGACGCCCGCCTTCATTCTCAGCTTCTCGGTGCCCCTGAGCCGCATCGCCGGCATCCTCGCCCGCGAACAGGTCCGGGGTTGGGTCACGGGGGTGTCGGATCGCGACGGCGTCGTGCTCGCGCGCCTGCCCGAGATGCCGGGCGTGATCGGGTATCCTCGGCTCGTGACCCTGCGCCAGACGATGACGGGCACGCCGGGTGTCTGGGAGGGGCGCGACCGCAATTTCAAGCCCGTCACCGTGGTCGAGGCGCGCTCGCGGCTCAACGGCTGGACCGTGGGGGCGAGCATTCCGCGCGAACTGGTCGAAGCGCGGCTGCGGCGCTGGATCTGGGCCTTCGGCGGCTTCGGCCTTCTCGTGCTCGCCACCTCCTCGGTGCTCGCCGTCCATCTGTGGTCGCGGGTCTCGAAGCCCCTGCGCCAACTCGCGGCGACGGGGCCGGCTCTTGCGCGGGGGCAGGCGATCCCGCGGATCGCCTCGCCGATCCACGAGATCCGCCGCCTCGCCGACGTGCTCTCGGAAGCCTCGCTGCGGCTGCGGACCCGCAGCGAGGAGCGCGACCGGGCACTCGCCGAGACCCAGCGCGGCCTCGCGGCTTTGCGCGAGAGCGAGGCGCGCTTCCGCCACATGGCCGATTCGGCCCCGGCGCTGATCTGGATGACCGACGAGACCGCGGAGGTGGTCTTCGCCAACATGCATTTCGACCACCTGTTCGGCCGCCCGGCGGCGGAGATGGCCGGCGGCGGCTGGGCGTCGATCGTGCATCCGCCGGACCTGCCGGCTTTCCAGGAGACGTTCCAAGAGGCGTTCGAGCACCGGCATCCGTTCCGGGCCGAGATGCGGGTCATCGATCGCAACGGGGAGATCCGCTGGCTGCGCTGCGAGGGCGTGCCGCGCCTCGACGACCACGGCACCTTCCTCGGCTTCACCGGATGCAGCGTCGATGTCACCGACGCCAAGCGGGCCGAGGAGCATCTGCGCCTGCTCATCAACGAACTGAACCACCGGGTGAAGAACACCCTGGCCACCGTCCAATCGATCGCCATGCAGTCCCTGCGCGGGCTCGACGGCGAGGAGGCGCTCGCGGCCCGCGCCGCCTTCGAGGCGCGGCTGCTGGCGCTCGCCCGCGCCCACGACGTGCTGACCCGCGAGAGCTGGGAGGGCGCCGAGCTGAAGACCGTGGTGGGCGACGCGATCCGCCCGCTGGAGGCGGGAGAGGGGCAGGAATCGCGCTTCGTCGTATCGGGCCCGCGCCTGCGGCTCGCGCCGCGGCTGGCTCTGTCCATCGCCATGGCCCTGCACGAACTCGGCACCAACGCCGTCAAGTACGGGGCTTTGTCCAAGGAGGGCGGGCGGGTGACGATCACCTGGACCGTGCAGCGCCGGCCCGAACTCTCGCTGTCCCTGCGCTGGACCGAGAGCGGCGGCCCGCCGGTCTCACCTCCGACCCGCCGCGGCTTCGGCTCGCGCCTGATCGAGCGCAGCCTCGCCCGTGAACTCGCGGGGCGGGTCGAACTGCTCTACGAGCCGGACGGCGTCGTCTGCACCATCGATGCGCCGGTGCCGCCGCCGGGCTTGCTGGAGCGCAAGGGCGGCACGCAACTCGCCGCGACGAAGCCGCTGCCGCTGGCGGGGTGA
- a CDS encoding aldo/keto reductase, which produces MTAPDPVPQIALNDGRSIPQLGFGVWRLQEAETPALVGTALGSGYRSIDTAAAYGNEGGVGRGLRETIVSRAEVFVTTKLWNDAQGYDATRHAFDDSLARLGLDHVDLYLIHWPCPERGLYLDSWRALIRLREEGRAASIGVSNFTEDQLERLVNETGVTPALNQIELHPRFQQRTLRAAHARLGIVTEAWSPLGQAQVLDEPAITRIADRLGRSPAQVVLRWHIENGFVAIPKSATPARMHENIDVFGFSLTQEDHAAIAGLDRADGRIGPDPMTFQ; this is translated from the coding sequence ATGACAGCCCCCGATCCCGTGCCGCAGATCGCTCTCAACGACGGGCGCTCCATCCCCCAGCTCGGCTTCGGCGTCTGGCGTCTGCAAGAGGCGGAGACGCCCGCCCTCGTCGGAACGGCGCTCGGCAGCGGTTATCGCTCGATCGATACCGCTGCAGCCTACGGCAACGAGGGCGGCGTCGGGCGGGGCCTGCGGGAGACGATCGTGTCTCGGGCCGAGGTGTTCGTGACGACGAAACTTTGGAACGACGCTCAGGGCTACGATGCGACGCGGCACGCCTTCGACGACAGCCTCGCCCGGCTGGGGCTGGACCATGTCGATCTCTACCTGATCCACTGGCCCTGCCCCGAGCGGGGGCTCTATCTCGACAGCTGGCGCGCGCTGATCCGCTTGCGGGAGGAGGGTCGAGCCGCCTCGATCGGCGTCTCGAACTTCACCGAGGATCAGCTCGAACGGCTCGTGAACGAGACCGGCGTCACCCCTGCCCTCAACCAGATCGAGCTGCATCCGCGGTTCCAGCAACGCACCTTGCGCGCGGCCCATGCTCGGCTCGGCATCGTCACGGAAGCCTGGAGCCCCTTAGGTCAGGCGCAGGTGCTGGATGAACCCGCCATCACCCGGATCGCCGATCGGCTCGGGCGCAGCCCGGCCCAGGTGGTGCTGCGCTGGCATATCGAGAACGGCTTCGTCGCGATCCCGAAATCCGCCACGCCCGCCCGGATGCACGAGAACATCGACGTGTTCGGCTTCTCGCTCACGCAAGAGGACCACGCGGCCATCGCCGGTCTCGACCGGGCCGACGGACGAATCGGGCCGGACCCGATGACGTTCCAGTAA
- a CDS encoding Crp/Fnr family transcriptional regulator — translation MDATVTLTRTNPLILRLRYGADLDAGDRAILADLSRSRRSLESQQDIVRAGDRAAGVHLVLEGYAFRYKLIDDGQRQILGLLLPGDFCDLQSIVLGPSDHYIAALTACTVADIPQDRVDALVFRDSRLARALWWATLVDESILREWLASMGQRSADKRIAHLFCELLLRQQLVGTAGERDCPLPLTQPMLADILGITTIHVSRILRDLRLAGLIQLKERRLHVPDVKRLQAFCDFDPTYLHLVRMPDHEAAGNITRAGL, via the coding sequence ATGGACGCGACTGTGACGCTCACGCGCACGAACCCTCTGATCCTTCGGCTTCGCTACGGCGCCGATCTCGATGCCGGGGATCGAGCCATTTTGGCCGACCTGTCCCGATCCCGCCGCAGCCTGGAGTCACAGCAGGATATCGTGCGGGCCGGCGATCGGGCGGCGGGTGTCCACCTCGTCCTCGAAGGCTACGCCTTCCGCTACAAGCTCATCGATGACGGACAGCGCCAGATCCTCGGCCTGCTCCTGCCGGGTGATTTCTGCGACCTGCAATCGATCGTGCTCGGCCCGTCCGACCACTACATCGCCGCACTGACCGCCTGCACCGTCGCCGACATCCCGCAGGACCGGGTCGACGCCCTGGTCTTCCGCGATTCGCGTCTCGCCCGGGCGCTGTGGTGGGCGACGCTGGTCGATGAGAGCATCCTGCGGGAATGGCTCGCCAGCATGGGCCAGCGCTCCGCCGACAAGCGCATCGCCCACCTGTTCTGCGAATTGCTGCTGCGGCAGCAGCTCGTCGGCACGGCCGGGGAGCGCGACTGCCCGTTGCCTCTGACCCAGCCGATGCTCGCCGACATCCTCGGCATCACGACGATCCATGTCAGCCGCATCCTGCGCGACCTGCGCCTCGCCGGGCTGATCCAATTGAAGGAGCGCCGGCTGCACGTTCCGGACGTCAAGCGCCTGCAGGCGTTCTGCGACTTCGATCCGACCTATCTGCACCTCGTCAGGATGCCCGATCACGAAGCCGCTGGGAACATCACGCGCGCCGGGCTCTGA
- the glgA gene encoding glycogen synthase GlgA has product MAYVDLGGLQVADPPPPTSAFDPEPRFGNALLPRILYATPEMADFVKTGGLGEVAGALPRSLRRHYDVRVLIPGYAQVLAGLDNLTMIARLGSFASVPGCELGFGTTPDGLGVYVLVAPDLYERDGTPYGDERGDFGDNDLRFARLSRAAAELAGGIDPFWSADLLHLNDWQTALAPAYLSWLGIRRPSVLTIHNLAYQGLFHRDNLGRVGVPDHAFQMDGVEFYGQLSFLKAGIYHASHVTTVSETYAREITTSEGGCGLDGLLRTRAAQGRLTGILNGIDESWDPRTDPHLATRFEPDDWKGKRANADEVRKAFGMAVSRGPLFAIVSRLVHQKGIDLSIGAAESIVAEGGQLVVIGQGEGRFEEALRDLAGRHPENVGVHVGFRETEARRIFAGSDFLLMPSRFEPCGLAQMYAQRFGSLPIVRRTGGLNDTVEDGVTGFTFGEASPMGLTSAIRRAFETFGQKKRLNTMRRSAMSRSFGWDGAALNYCNLYARAFGNHTARRWKAA; this is encoded by the coding sequence ATGGCGTACGTGGATCTCGGTGGGCTCCAGGTCGCCGATCCGCCGCCACCGACCTCCGCCTTCGATCCCGAGCCGAGATTCGGCAACGCCCTCCTCCCCCGCATTCTCTACGCCACCCCTGAGATGGCGGATTTCGTGAAGACCGGCGGCCTCGGCGAGGTCGCGGGCGCCCTGCCCCGCTCCCTGCGCCGCCACTATGACGTCCGCGTCCTCATTCCCGGCTACGCCCAAGTGCTCGCCGGGCTCGACAACCTGACCATGATCGCCCGGCTCGGCAGCTTCGCCAGCGTTCCGGGTTGCGAACTCGGCTTCGGCACCACGCCGGACGGCCTCGGCGTCTACGTGCTGGTCGCCCCCGATCTGTACGAGCGCGACGGCACGCCTTACGGCGACGAGCGAGGCGATTTCGGCGACAACGACCTGCGGTTTGCCCGCCTCAGCCGGGCGGCGGCGGAACTGGCCGGCGGCATCGACCCGTTCTGGTCGGCCGACCTGCTGCATCTCAACGATTGGCAGACCGCGCTGGCGCCGGCCTACCTGTCCTGGCTCGGCATCCGCCGCCCGAGCGTGCTGACGATCCACAATCTCGCCTACCAGGGGCTTTTCCACCGCGACAATCTCGGCCGGGTCGGCGTACCGGACCACGCTTTCCAGATGGATGGCGTGGAGTTCTACGGGCAGCTCTCCTTCCTCAAGGCCGGCATCTATCACGCCTCGCACGTCACCACGGTGAGCGAGACCTATGCCCGCGAGATCACCACGTCCGAGGGCGGCTGTGGTCTCGACGGCTTGCTCCGCACCCGCGCCGCGCAGGGCCGCCTGACCGGCATTCTCAACGGCATCGACGAGAGCTGGGATCCGCGCACGGACCCGCACCTCGCCACCCGCTTCGAGCCCGACGACTGGAAGGGCAAGCGGGCCAATGCCGACGAGGTGCGCAAGGCGTTCGGCATGGCGGTCTCCCGCGGGCCGCTCTTCGCCATCGTCTCGCGCCTCGTGCACCAGAAGGGGATCGACCTCAGCATCGGCGCCGCCGAATCGATCGTTGCCGAGGGCGGCCAGCTCGTGGTGATCGGCCAGGGCGAGGGCCGGTTCGAGGAAGCCCTGCGCGATCTGGCCGGGCGCCATCCCGAGAATGTCGGCGTCCATGTCGGCTTCCGCGAAACCGAGGCGCGCCGCATCTTCGCCGGCAGCGATTTCCTTCTGATGCCCTCGCGCTTCGAACCCTGCGGGCTGGCCCAGATGTACGCGCAGCGCTTCGGCTCCCTGCCGATCGTGCGCCGCACCGGTGGCCTCAACGATACGGTGGAGGACGGCGTCACCGGCTTCACCTTCGGTGAGGCCTCGCCGATGGGGCTGACCTCGGCGATCCGCCGCGCCTTCGAGACCTTCGGCCAGAAGAAGCGCCTCAACACCATGCGGCGCAGCGCCATGTCCCGCTCCTTCGGCTGGGATGGGGCGGCGCTGAACTACTGCAACCTCTACGCCCGCGCCTTCGGCAACCACACCGCCCGCCGCTGGAAGGCGGCCTGA